Proteins encoded together in one Arvicanthis niloticus isolate mArvNil1 chromosome 7, mArvNil1.pat.X, whole genome shotgun sequence window:
- the Ikzf1 gene encoding DNA-binding protein Ikaros isoform X4, translating into MDVDEGQDMSQVSGKESPPVSDTPDEGDEPMPVPEDLSTTSGAQQNSKSERGMVAYGADGFRDFHAIIPKSFSPSNVKVETQSDEENGRACEMNGEECAEDLRMLDASGEKMNGSHRDQGSSALSGVGGIRLPNGKLKCDICGIICIGPNVLMVHKRSHTGERPFQCNQCGASFTQKGNLLRHIKLHSGEKPFKCHLCNYACRRRDALTGHLRTHSVGKPHKCGYCGRSYKQRSSLEEHKERCHNYLESMGLPGVYPVIKEETNHSEMAEDLCKIGSERSLVLDRLASNVAKRKSSMPQKFLGDKCLSDMPYDSANYEKEEMMTSQVMDQAINNAINYLGAESLRPLVQTPPGSSEVVPVISSMYQLHKPPSDGPPRSNHSAQDSAVENLLLLSKAKSVSSEREASPSNSCQDSTDTESNAEEQRSGLIYLTNHITPHARNGLALKEEQRAYEVLRAASENSQDAFRVISMSGEQLKVYKCEHCRVLFLDHVMYTIHMGCHGFRDPFECNMCGYHSQDRYEFSSHITRGEHRYHLS; encoded by the exons TTGCATATGGGGCTGATGGCTTTAGGGATTTTCATGCAATAATTCCCAAATCTTTCTCTC CCAGTAATGTTAAAGTAGAGACTCAGAGTGATGAAGAGAATGGGCGTGCCTGTGAAATGAATGGGGAAGAATGTGCAGAGGATTTACGAATGCTTGATGCCTCAGGAGAGAAAATGAATGGCTCCCACAGGGACCAAGGCAGCTCGGCTTTGTCAGGAGTTGGAGGCATTCGACTTCCTAACGGAAAACTAAAGTGTGATATCTGTGGGATCATTTGCATCGGGCCCAATGTGCTCATGGTTCACAAAAGAAGTCATACTG GTGAACGGCCTTTCCAGTGCAACCAGTGTGGGGCCTCCTTTACCCAGAAAGGCAACCTCCTGCGGCACATCAAGCTGCACTCGGGGGAGAAACCCTTCAAGTGCCATCTCTGCAACTATGCCTGCCGCCGGAGGGACGCCCTCACCGGCCACCTGAGGACGCACTCCG TTGGTAAGCCTCACAAATGTGGATATTGTGGCCGGAGCTATAAACAGCGAAGCTCTTTAGAGGAACATAAAGAGCGATGCCACAACTACTTGGAAAGCATGGGCCTTCCGGGCGTGTACCCAG TCATTAAGGAAGAAACTAACCACAGCGAGATGGCAGAAGACCTGTGCAAGATAGGATCAGAGAGGTCCCTTGTTCTGGACAGGCTGGCAAGCAACGTCGCCAAACGTAAGAGCTCTATGCCTCAGAAATTTCTTG GAGACAAGTGCCTGTCAGACATGCCCTATGACAGTGCCAACTATGAGAAGGAAGAGATGATGACATCCCAAGTGATGGACCAGGCCATCAACAATGCCATCAACTACCTGGGGGCTGAGTCTCTGCGACCATTGGTGCAGACACCCCCCGGTAGCTCCGAGGTGGTGCCGGTCATCAGCTCTATGTACCAGCTGCACAAGCCCCCCTCAGACGGCCCCCCACGGTCCAACCATTCAGCACAGGACAGCGCCGTGGAGAACTTGCTGCTGCTGTCCAAGGCTAAGTCTGTGTCATCAGAGCGGGAGGCCTCACCGAGCAACAGCTGTCAAGACTCCACGGATACAGAGAGCAACGCGGAGGAACAGCGCAGCGGCCTCATCTACCTAACCAACCACATCACCCCGCATGCACGCAACGGGCTAGCTCTCAAGGAGGAGCAGCGCGCCTACGAGGTGCTGAGGGCAGCCTCAGAGAACTCGCAGGATGCCTTCCGTGTGATCAGCATGAGTGGCGAGCAGCTGAAGGTGTACAAGTGCGAACACTGCCGTGTGCTCTTCCTGGATCACGTCATGTACACCATCCACATGGGCTGTCATGGCTTCCGGGATCCCTTTGAGTGTAACATGTGTGGTTATCACAGCCAGGACAGGTACGAGTTCTCATCCCATATCACGCGGGGGGAGCATCGCTACCACCTGAGCTAA
- the Ikzf1 gene encoding DNA-binding protein Ikaros isoform X7: MNGEECAEDLRMLDASGEKMNGSHRDQGSSALSGVGGIRLPNGKLKCDICGIICIGPNVLMVHKRSHTGERPFQCNQCGASFTQKGNLLRHIKLHSGEKPFKCHLCNYACRRRDALTGHLRTHSVGKPHKCGYCGRSYKQRSSLEEHKERCHNYLESMGLPGVYPVIKEETNHSEMAEDLCKIGSERSLVLDRLASNVAKRKSSMPQKFLGDKCLSDMPYDSANYEKEEMMTSQVMDQAINNAINYLGAESLRPLVQTPPGSSEVVPVISSMYQLHKPPSDGPPRSNHSAQDSAVENLLLLSKAKSVSSEREASPSNSCQDSTDTESNAEEQRSGLIYLTNHITPHARNGLALKEEQRAYEVLRAASENSQDAFRVISMSGEQLKVYKCEHCRVLFLDHVMYTIHMGCHGFRDPFECNMCGYHSQDRYEFSSHITRGEHRYHLS; encoded by the exons ATGAATGGGGAAGAATGTGCAGAGGATTTACGAATGCTTGATGCCTCAGGAGAGAAAATGAATGGCTCCCACAGGGACCAAGGCAGCTCGGCTTTGTCAGGAGTTGGAGGCATTCGACTTCCTAACGGAAAACTAAAGTGTGATATCTGTGGGATCATTTGCATCGGGCCCAATGTGCTCATGGTTCACAAAAGAAGTCATACTG GTGAACGGCCTTTCCAGTGCAACCAGTGTGGGGCCTCCTTTACCCAGAAAGGCAACCTCCTGCGGCACATCAAGCTGCACTCGGGGGAGAAACCCTTCAAGTGCCATCTCTGCAACTATGCCTGCCGCCGGAGGGACGCCCTCACCGGCCACCTGAGGACGCACTCCG TTGGTAAGCCTCACAAATGTGGATATTGTGGCCGGAGCTATAAACAGCGAAGCTCTTTAGAGGAACATAAAGAGCGATGCCACAACTACTTGGAAAGCATGGGCCTTCCGGGCGTGTACCCAG TCATTAAGGAAGAAACTAACCACAGCGAGATGGCAGAAGACCTGTGCAAGATAGGATCAGAGAGGTCCCTTGTTCTGGACAGGCTGGCAAGCAACGTCGCCAAACGTAAGAGCTCTATGCCTCAGAAATTTCTTG GAGACAAGTGCCTGTCAGACATGCCCTATGACAGTGCCAACTATGAGAAGGAAGAGATGATGACATCCCAAGTGATGGACCAGGCCATCAACAATGCCATCAACTACCTGGGGGCTGAGTCTCTGCGACCATTGGTGCAGACACCCCCCGGTAGCTCCGAGGTGGTGCCGGTCATCAGCTCTATGTACCAGCTGCACAAGCCCCCCTCAGACGGCCCCCCACGGTCCAACCATTCAGCACAGGACAGCGCCGTGGAGAACTTGCTGCTGCTGTCCAAGGCTAAGTCTGTGTCATCAGAGCGGGAGGCCTCACCGAGCAACAGCTGTCAAGACTCCACGGATACAGAGAGCAACGCGGAGGAACAGCGCAGCGGCCTCATCTACCTAACCAACCACATCACCCCGCATGCACGCAACGGGCTAGCTCTCAAGGAGGAGCAGCGCGCCTACGAGGTGCTGAGGGCAGCCTCAGAGAACTCGCAGGATGCCTTCCGTGTGATCAGCATGAGTGGCGAGCAGCTGAAGGTGTACAAGTGCGAACACTGCCGTGTGCTCTTCCTGGATCACGTCATGTACACCATCCACATGGGCTGTCATGGCTTCCGGGATCCCTTTGAGTGTAACATGTGTGGTTATCACAGCCAGGACAGGTACGAGTTCTCATCCCATATCACGCGGGGGGAGCATCGCTACCACCTGAGCTAA